The following proteins come from a genomic window of Nocardiopsis sp. YSL2:
- a CDS encoding thiol-disulfide oxidoreductase DCC family protein, producing MTIQRPGSEDIPEAGLFLYDRDCGFCQRAVAFAQGRLHTRTAFTAWQRSDLPRFGLTPAQADDRAWVVLTDGSLLSGGDAVAHVLLCSPRGRLIGRALRLPLLRAANRAAYRWVAAHRHRLPGGTASCALRSGSL from the coding sequence ATGACGATCCAGCGCCCCGGCTCTGAGGACATTCCAGAGGCCGGCCTCTTCCTCTACGACCGCGACTGCGGGTTCTGCCAGCGGGCCGTGGCCTTCGCCCAGGGGCGGCTGCACACGCGCACCGCGTTCACTGCTTGGCAGCGCTCCGACCTGCCCCGGTTCGGCCTCACCCCGGCCCAAGCCGATGATCGCGCCTGGGTCGTGCTGACCGATGGAAGCCTGCTCAGCGGAGGCGATGCCGTCGCCCATGTCCTGCTGTGCAGCCCGCGGGGCAGGCTCATCGGCCGGGCTCTGCGGCTGCCGCTGCTGCGGGCGGCCAACCGTGCCGCCTACCGGTGGGTGGCCGCCCACCGGCACCGCCTTCCGGGCGGGACAGCATCCTGTGCGCTCCGCTCCGGCTCGCTCTGA
- a CDS encoding ATP-binding protein, with the protein MSSAYFDGRPDQVSRIRDWSRSATGLDHDSADPVMLVVSELVTNAVRHSASGSRYGRVRVTVEVLPGQVVLVSVTDDGPRPGRTTSLPRLPVHADELREGGHGLRLVNELSERWWWTGGAGGPLTVWSLIDPQRDLHRV; encoded by the coding sequence GTGTCATCCGCCTACTTCGACGGCAGGCCCGACCAGGTCTCGCGCATCCGGGACTGGAGCCGGAGCGCGACCGGCCTGGACCACGACAGCGCCGACCCGGTCATGCTCGTGGTGAGTGAACTGGTGACCAACGCGGTCCGGCACTCCGCCTCCGGGAGCCGGTACGGGCGGGTGCGGGTGACTGTGGAAGTACTGCCCGGCCAGGTCGTGCTGGTCTCGGTCACCGACGACGGACCACGTCCCGGCCGCACCACGAGTCTCCCCCGCCTCCCCGTACACGCCGACGAACTCCGGGAGGGCGGGCACGGGCTGCGTCTGGTCAACGAGCTCTCGGAACGGTGGTGGTGGACCGGTGGCGCGGGCGGTCCGCTGACCGTGTGGTCGCTGATCGACCCGCAGCGCGACCTCCACCGCGTCTGA
- a CDS encoding DUF397 domain-containing protein: MDSKPLRRRGGPAMTAPHNPTRITWHKSSYSTNGGDCVEVAESQWVLVRDTQNRDQGHLAYSGSEWASLLATLKS, from the coding sequence ATGGACAGTAAGCCCCTGCGGAGAAGAGGAGGCCCGGCGATGACCGCGCCGCACAACCCCACACGTATCACCTGGCACAAGAGCAGCTACAGCACCAACGGTGGTGACTGCGTCGAGGTCGCCGAGAGTCAGTGGGTCCTCGTGCGGGACACGCAGAACCGCGATCAGGGACACCTCGCATACTCCGGTTCCGAGTGGGCATCCCTCCTCGCTACTTTGAAGTCTTGA
- a CDS encoding helix-turn-helix transcriptional regulator gives MAELTRLRSASKLSRAEVAERIGITDSTLWRYETGMTRPKPGDVAILLDVYRVHGPEREELIEMAKHARKRGWWHRHRQALKPGFDSYIGLEAAASVVRTFQTIVVPGILQTEAYARGVIEQLAITSAPDLVDEKVLVRMSRQELITRAEAPLHVVAVLDEAALRREVGGPAVMEEQRRHLVDLAERSNVTIRIVPFSRGAHAGMDGQFNLLEFPEQADPDVVYLEQAGSGLVPEDPEEVRRYTLMFGSLLGKALEPDESILFMRGLLRDGQ, from the coding sequence ATGGCGGAGTTGACCCGTCTCCGCAGCGCCTCGAAGCTCTCTCGTGCTGAGGTCGCGGAGCGCATCGGTATCACCGACAGCACTCTGTGGAGATATGAGACGGGCATGACGCGGCCGAAGCCGGGTGACGTGGCCATTCTGCTTGACGTGTACCGCGTGCACGGCCCTGAACGCGAAGAACTCATCGAGATGGCCAAGCACGCGCGCAAGCGCGGGTGGTGGCACCGGCACAGGCAGGCCCTCAAACCGGGGTTCGACAGCTATATCGGTCTGGAAGCGGCGGCCTCCGTGGTGCGCACCTTCCAGACCATCGTTGTGCCGGGCATCCTCCAGACCGAGGCGTACGCCCGTGGCGTCATCGAGCAGTTGGCGATCACCTCGGCCCCTGATCTCGTGGACGAGAAAGTCCTGGTCCGGATGTCTCGCCAAGAACTGATCACCCGGGCGGAGGCCCCACTTCATGTCGTAGCCGTCCTTGACGAGGCAGCCTTGCGGCGCGAGGTGGGTGGGCCTGCCGTCATGGAGGAACAACGCCGCCATCTGGTCGACCTCGCCGAACGGTCGAACGTCACCATCCGGATCGTCCCGTTCTCACGTGGCGCCCACGCCGGCATGGACGGCCAGTTCAACCTGCTCGAATTTCCGGAGCAGGCAGACCCTGACGTGGTCTACCTCGAACAGGCGGGCAGCGGCCTGGTCCCAGAGGACCCGGAGGAGGTGCGCCGGTATACCCTGATGTTCGGGAGCCTGCTGGGCAAGGCACTCGAACCCGATGAGTCGATCCTCTTCATGCGTGGGCTCCTGAGAGATGGACAGTAA
- a CDS encoding helix-turn-helix transcriptional regulator has protein sequence MSENDFFAALSHPHRRLIIRTLGISRGMPASRLADAVGVSRPGLSSHLKVLKSSRIVHGERRGKSIVYQLDSDTLHTHIAEMLEFLNIGAIDHLFAGSSAKRAS, from the coding sequence GTGTCCGAGAACGATTTCTTCGCAGCTCTCTCCCATCCTCATCGGAGACTCATCATCCGAACGCTGGGAATTTCCAGGGGCATGCCGGCCAGTCGGCTCGCTGATGCCGTCGGCGTATCCCGCCCCGGCCTTTCGTCCCACCTCAAGGTTTTGAAGTCCTCAAGAATCGTGCACGGCGAGAGACGAGGCAAGTCGATCGTCTACCAACTCGACAGCGATACGCTTCACACGCACATAGCAGAAATGCTCGAATTCTTGAACATCGGCGCGATAGACCATCTGTTCGCGGGTTCGTCGGCAAAGCGTGCCTCGTAA
- a CDS encoding sporulation-delaying protein SdpB family protein, with product MRASLSAWYEGLFSGNPWTNTYALARSLTAAALLITLSFNSVDTLFAPNEAWEAPKCDGWLRWGGLFCVVPSLAWAKALAIAVLLLVVTGWLPRWTALPHVWVSVSLHNSMSMTEGGDQIAAIIALLISPIALLDARRWHWSFKDDPASVNRSGEIRRMVANTSAILIRLQVSVIYLHAAIGKLAVEEWVNGTAVYYWIHDPQFGPSGLRAALAEGVVSTALGVVLLTWGTLVLELALAYGLVASSPLRKALFWAGVLFHIGIAAALGLVTFGITMIGALLLYLWPRESDPVIDIRRYRPRRFVKGVNGYHEGVGQ from the coding sequence ATGCGGGCAAGCCTGAGTGCCTGGTACGAGGGTCTGTTCTCCGGGAATCCGTGGACGAACACCTATGCCCTGGCGCGGTCGCTGACGGCCGCCGCGCTGCTCATCACGCTGTCGTTCAACTCGGTGGATACGCTCTTCGCCCCCAACGAGGCTTGGGAGGCGCCCAAATGTGACGGCTGGCTCCGATGGGGCGGGCTCTTCTGCGTCGTGCCCTCCCTGGCGTGGGCCAAGGCCCTGGCCATCGCCGTCCTGCTGCTCGTGGTGACCGGCTGGCTTCCCCGCTGGACGGCCCTTCCACACGTGTGGGTGAGCGTCAGCCTGCACAACTCCATGAGCATGACCGAGGGCGGTGACCAGATCGCCGCGATCATCGCCCTGCTCATCAGCCCGATAGCCCTCCTTGACGCACGGCGCTGGCACTGGAGCTTCAAGGACGACCCAGCATCGGTCAACAGGTCGGGGGAGATCCGGCGGATGGTGGCCAACACCAGCGCCATCCTCATCCGACTGCAGGTGTCGGTGATCTACCTCCACGCCGCGATCGGCAAGCTCGCGGTGGAGGAGTGGGTGAACGGCACGGCTGTCTACTACTGGATCCACGACCCCCAGTTTGGTCCCAGCGGGCTGAGGGCCGCCCTTGCTGAGGGGGTGGTCTCGACGGCCCTGGGCGTGGTCCTGCTCACCTGGGGGACCCTGGTTCTGGAGTTGGCGCTGGCCTATGGGCTCGTGGCGAGTAGCCCTTTGCGCAAAGCGCTGTTCTGGGCAGGTGTCCTCTTCCACATAGGAATCGCTGCCGCCCTGGGCCTGGTGACTTTCGGTATCACCATGATCGGTGCTCTCCTGCTGTACCTCTGGCCCCGGGAAAGCGATCCTGTCATCGACATCAGAAGGTATCGCCCGAGAAGGTTCGTGAAGGGAGTCAATGGATACCATGAGGGTGTCGGACAGTGA
- a CDS encoding alpha/beta fold hydrolase: protein MTPWLRRLDARPGAGRILLCFPHAGGAASAYRAWPALVPQDVEPYAVQYPGRETRMREPLIDTMDALVKGALAAIEPQLDRPVTVFGHSMGASVAHEFTLGLTRLRPGLVERLVVSARPGPFAQRAPARPVHERDDAGVRAALDALGGGGQEVLDHAELRELLMPMIRNDFRLIERYRPGSAVLDVDVTAFTGDADPSMRSELVEAWEAATTGRFTARVLPGGHFYLHDHLAEVVAETTRPTTPERVTPAKEPPMPDSDEITAALSVEGLRASIAEVLGVDPAEVTPEAGLFELGLDSMRMMQLSVRWQALGLEVPFADLAEKPTVEAWSELLLGLAAEQS from the coding sequence ATGACACCGTGGTTGCGCCGACTGGACGCCCGCCCCGGCGCGGGCCGCATCCTGCTGTGCTTTCCGCACGCCGGGGGAGCGGCCAGTGCTTACCGGGCCTGGCCCGCGCTGGTGCCGCAGGACGTCGAGCCGTACGCCGTGCAGTACCCGGGGCGCGAGACGCGGATGCGTGAGCCCCTGATCGACACCATGGACGCGCTGGTCAAGGGGGCCCTGGCGGCGATCGAGCCACAGCTGGACCGTCCGGTGACGGTGTTCGGCCACAGCATGGGGGCGTCGGTCGCCCACGAGTTCACGCTCGGGTTGACCCGGCTGCGGCCGGGGCTGGTCGAGCGGCTCGTGGTGTCGGCACGGCCGGGGCCCTTCGCTCAGCGGGCCCCGGCCCGGCCCGTCCACGAGCGCGACGACGCGGGAGTGCGGGCGGCCCTGGACGCGCTCGGTGGGGGAGGCCAGGAGGTCCTGGACCATGCGGAGCTTCGGGAGCTGTTGATGCCGATGATCCGCAACGACTTCCGGCTCATCGAGCGCTACCGGCCGGGCTCCGCCGTGCTCGACGTGGACGTCACCGCGTTCACGGGCGACGCCGACCCGTCGATGCGCTCCGAGCTGGTCGAGGCGTGGGAGGCGGCCACCACGGGCCGGTTCACCGCCCGTGTCCTGCCCGGAGGGCACTTCTACCTGCACGACCACCTGGCGGAGGTCGTCGCCGAGACGACCCGGCCGACGACACCCGAACGCGTCACCCCAGCGAAGGAGCCTCCCATGCCCGATTCCGACGAGATCACCGCAGCCCTCAGCGTCGAGGGGCTGCGCGCCTCCATCGCCGAGGTCCTCGGCGTCGACCCCGCCGAGGTCACCCCGGAGGCGGGGCTGTTCGAGCTGGGGCTCGACTCGATGCGGATGATGCAGTTGTCGGTGCGCTGGCAGGCGCTCGGCCTGGAGGTGCCGTTCGCGGACCTGGCGGAGAAGCCGACCGTCGAGGCGTGGTCGGAGCTGCTGCTCGGCCTGGCGGCCGAGCAGAGCTGA
- a CDS encoding VOC family protein: MTSELHPKVLVSDADAAIDFYTKALDATLVSRVADEQGVVHHAELTLGSSTLALAQSVPEWGWHDPESVGGTPVLLTADVPDPDATAERMVALGAEVVIPVENRPYGKRQGRVKDPFGHLWVVSGELR; the protein is encoded by the coding sequence ATGACCAGTGAACTTCACCCCAAGGTGCTCGTGTCCGACGCCGATGCGGCGATCGATTTCTACACCAAGGCGTTGGACGCGACGTTGGTGTCCCGAGTGGCGGATGAGCAAGGCGTGGTGCACCACGCCGAGCTGACCCTGGGATCATCCACTCTCGCCCTGGCGCAGAGCGTCCCGGAGTGGGGGTGGCACGACCCCGAGTCGGTGGGCGGAACGCCCGTTCTCCTGACCGCTGACGTGCCCGATCCCGATGCGACGGCGGAGCGCATGGTGGCGCTGGGAGCCGAGGTGGTGATCCCGGTGGAGAACCGTCCGTACGGCAAGAGGCAGGGCAGGGTCAAGGATCCCTTCGGCCACCTCTGGGTGGTCAGCGGCGAGCTCCGCTGA
- a CDS encoding SdpI family protein: MADWFTVGIFFGLISAFLGWTSVYSVRDGVNIDRSPGIRIPTTLASREAWLTAHRKAQPYFFGACLLMSVAGAAFVVWAAVVSAPGSVIAPMFAVLAAMTVVLLVGAVLGVRDVRRSTRASQPQGRL, translated from the coding sequence GTGGCTGACTGGTTCACGGTGGGAATCTTCTTCGGCCTGATAAGCGCGTTTCTGGGCTGGACCTCGGTCTATTCCGTGCGCGATGGCGTCAACATCGACCGGAGCCCCGGCATACGCATACCGACGACGCTCGCGTCCAGGGAGGCGTGGCTCACCGCCCACAGGAAGGCGCAGCCCTACTTCTTCGGGGCGTGCCTGCTCATGTCGGTCGCCGGAGCGGCCTTCGTGGTCTGGGCGGCGGTGGTCAGCGCTCCGGGCAGCGTGATCGCCCCGATGTTCGCTGTCCTGGCTGCCATGACCGTGGTCCTGCTGGTGGGCGCGGTGCTGGGTGTACGCGATGTGCGCAGGTCGACGCGAGCTTCCCAGCCCCAGGGCCGGCTCTAG
- a CDS encoding response regulator transcription factor codes for MEQKPVRVLVVDDQSLMRRGLARLLETEGFTVVGEAADGVHALDFLADCDPDGLPHVVLVDVRMPRMDGVALIERMSADFPSVSAIVLTTFDEDEYLFAGLRAGARSYLLKDAEPEEVALAVRRVAAGESVLFGSAADRMIAALRDRDTAPDRDAGMGASGGELSGREGEVASLIGRGASNREIARELGLSEGTVRNHVTNILHKLGLRDRTRLALWASGRRV; via the coding sequence CTGGAGCAGAAGCCGGTGCGAGTGCTGGTTGTGGACGATCAGTCCCTGATGCGCCGCGGGTTGGCTCGTCTGCTGGAGACGGAGGGTTTCACTGTCGTGGGTGAGGCGGCAGATGGGGTCCACGCTCTGGACTTCCTGGCCGACTGCGATCCCGATGGGCTGCCCCACGTGGTGCTGGTGGACGTACGCATGCCGCGCATGGACGGTGTGGCGCTAATCGAGCGGATGAGCGCGGACTTTCCGAGCGTGTCCGCGATTGTCCTGACGACCTTCGATGAGGATGAGTATCTCTTCGCGGGATTGCGCGCCGGTGCTCGGTCCTACCTGCTCAAGGACGCCGAGCCGGAGGAGGTGGCCCTGGCGGTGCGCCGTGTGGCTGCGGGGGAGAGTGTTCTGTTCGGCTCTGCGGCCGATCGCATGATCGCGGCCTTGCGTGATCGGGACACTGCCCCGGACCGCGACGCCGGGATGGGTGCCTCGGGAGGCGAGCTGTCCGGGAGGGAGGGGGAAGTGGCCTCGCTGATCGGGCGGGGGGCTTCCAATCGCGAGATCGCGCGAGAGCTTGGCTTGTCCGAGGGGACAGTGCGCAACCACGTCACCAATATCCTTCACAAACTCGGTCTGCGTGATCGCACTCGGCTCGCTTTGTGGGCTAGTGGGAGACGGGTGTAG
- a CDS encoding VOC family protein — MHMDLVTIVVDEYDPAIAFFVDALGFELVEDAFSLTNDGRAKRWVLVRPPGGGTGLLLARADGERESAVVGSQVAGRVGFFLRVDDFERSHARMAEAGVRFVTESRDEPYGRIAVFLDVAGNRWDLLGPLPSPEPDGSSRAR, encoded by the coding sequence ATGCACATGGACCTGGTGACGATCGTGGTGGACGAGTACGACCCCGCGATCGCGTTCTTCGTCGATGCGCTCGGCTTCGAGCTGGTGGAGGACGCCTTCTCCCTGACCAACGACGGCCGCGCGAAGCGGTGGGTCCTGGTCCGGCCGCCGGGAGGAGGCACCGGGCTCCTGCTGGCGCGCGCCGACGGCGAGCGCGAGTCGGCCGTGGTGGGCAGCCAGGTCGCGGGGCGCGTGGGGTTCTTTCTGCGCGTGGACGACTTCGAGCGGTCCCATGCCCGGATGGCGGAGGCGGGCGTCCGGTTCGTGACCGAGTCGCGCGACGAGCCCTACGGGCGGATCGCCGTCTTCCTGGACGTCGCGGGCAACCGCTGGGACCTGCTCGGCCCGCTGCCCTCTCCGGAGCCAGACGGGAGCTCCCGCGCCCGTTAG
- a CDS encoding sensor histidine kinase — protein sequence MTPLLERFDLRRLDFRGDCAPVGLRYLFWTTVVLIIAVRTILAQAEGRFVPTAWPHPEWVFVLLLGALAPLCLLWPFLPWESSAPAHARVATLGFLASAAVLMPVTDFAVYPLVALAIANAACVFGAVGGLIQSALFSAVNVLVGALHPDLPPAYALTNGGLLFLYCLAVLFVMTSLLAAGRRARRTRELLAELDDAHRRLRAYAARAREATISEERGRMAREMHDSTGHYLTSIHLCLANAERTAAALPTQVREDLRQARRLTKEALADTRRWVRALKPLDLAHRSGPEAIGALTDAFSDMGITTVFTATGAWPEEMEGELELVAYRVVQEALTNALRHGRAERVEVAVHAAQETVTLRVSDDGQGGAEDMADGFGLTALRERLAALGGSLSAGNRPEGGFELCAQIPMGVDRGVL from the coding sequence ATGACCCCCCTCTTGGAGCGTTTCGACCTACGGCGACTCGATTTCCGCGGTGATTGCGCCCCTGTCGGCCTCAGGTACCTCTTCTGGACCACGGTCGTGCTGATCATCGCGGTCCGCACGATTCTCGCCCAAGCTGAGGGACGCTTCGTTCCCACCGCCTGGCCTCACCCTGAGTGGGTCTTCGTCCTGCTGCTCGGGGCGCTGGCGCCGCTGTGCCTCCTGTGGCCCTTCCTGCCCTGGGAGTCCTCGGCACCCGCACACGCCCGAGTAGCGACCCTGGGGTTTCTGGCATCGGCTGCCGTGCTGATGCCCGTCACCGACTTCGCGGTCTACCCTTTGGTGGCACTGGCCATCGCCAACGCGGCGTGCGTGTTCGGAGCGGTCGGCGGCCTGATCCAGTCAGCGCTGTTCTCCGCCGTCAACGTCCTGGTCGGAGCTCTTCACCCGGACCTTCCGCCGGCCTATGCCCTGACCAACGGCGGTCTGCTGTTCCTGTACTGCCTGGCGGTCCTGTTCGTCATGACCTCCCTGCTCGCCGCCGGTCGGCGCGCCCGAAGGACAAGGGAACTGCTCGCAGAGCTCGACGACGCGCATAGGCGCCTACGTGCGTATGCGGCCCGGGCGCGAGAAGCGACGATCTCCGAGGAGCGCGGGCGTATGGCGCGCGAGATGCACGACAGCACGGGGCACTACCTCACGTCGATCCACCTGTGCTTGGCCAATGCCGAGCGCACGGCTGCGGCGCTTCCTACGCAGGTGCGAGAGGACCTGCGGCAAGCCCGCCGCCTGACCAAGGAAGCCCTGGCCGACACCCGCCGGTGGGTGCGCGCGCTCAAGCCCTTGGATCTGGCGCACCGCTCCGGTCCCGAAGCGATCGGTGCCCTCACCGACGCCTTCAGCGATATGGGCATCACGACGGTGTTCACCGCTACGGGAGCGTGGCCTGAGGAGATGGAGGGGGAACTGGAACTGGTCGCCTACCGAGTCGTCCAGGAAGCCCTGACCAACGCTTTGAGGCACGGAAGGGCCGAGCGCGTGGAGGTGGCCGTGCACGCCGCGCAGGAGACGGTCACTCTCAGGGTGTCGGATGACGGCCAAGGGGGTGCTGAGGATATGGCCGATGGGTTCGGGCTCACCGCGTTGCGTGAGCGCCTGGCGGCGCTGGGCGGGTCGCTGTCCGCGGGCAACCGGCCAGAGGGTGGTTTCGAGCTGTGTGCCCAGATTCCTATGGGCGTGGACAGGGGAGTGCTGTGA
- a CDS encoding SdpA family antimicrobial peptide system protein: MKRHRLRALALIAWSLVLAVLVNSSLVASTPYSAWAGLTEFVPKFTVQTAVPQGWSFFTRDPQEPRITAYEETAGEGWRHADTGGNGAAKWFFGANREGRLQSVEMGVILADIGHDSWIECSTVDQSECLDSVADRAFGPVVNESRRPQLCGRVGIIRRQIIPWAWQGAGASPDMPLSAVVVEVRCGQA, from the coding sequence ATGAAGAGACATCGTCTCCGTGCGCTGGCCCTCATCGCCTGGAGCCTCGTCCTGGCAGTGCTCGTCAACTCCTCACTGGTCGCCTCCACTCCCTATTCGGCTTGGGCCGGCCTGACCGAGTTCGTTCCGAAGTTCACGGTGCAGACCGCCGTCCCCCAGGGATGGTCGTTCTTCACCCGTGACCCTCAGGAACCGAGGATCACTGCCTATGAGGAGACCGCCGGTGAGGGCTGGCGGCATGCGGACACCGGTGGCAACGGCGCAGCCAAGTGGTTCTTCGGTGCGAATCGGGAGGGGCGCCTCCAATCCGTGGAGATGGGCGTCATCCTCGCTGACATCGGCCATGACTCATGGATCGAGTGCTCCACCGTCGACCAGTCGGAGTGCCTCGATTCGGTTGCGGACCGTGCCTTTGGCCCGGTGGTGAACGAATCCCGGCGCCCACAGTTGTGCGGGCGGGTCGGGATCATCCGCCGGCAGATCATCCCCTGGGCATGGCAGGGCGCAGGGGCATCCCCCGACATGCCCCTGTCGGCGGTCGTCGTGGAGGTGCGATGCGGGCAAGCCTGA
- a CDS encoding SdpI family protein translates to MRTDTVLPHVWADQPLSTGTLVWLSIVLAVAAFVLITIGMMGRSRRLRPNGVVGIRTAYTAASHRAWYDVHVKAAPWLMASGAVLITGTVALHLTDIPRGQLTALMASIGVGTAVLLIGVRSAHSGARRTREGDRGGQEQEKTP, encoded by the coding sequence GTGCGCACCGACACGGTGCTGCCGCATGTCTGGGCGGACCAGCCACTGAGCACCGGAACCCTGGTGTGGTTGAGCATCGTCCTTGCTGTGGCCGCGTTCGTCCTCATCACCATCGGGATGATGGGGCGCAGTCGGCGACTGCGCCCGAACGGGGTCGTCGGCATCCGCACCGCCTACACCGCGGCCAGCCACCGCGCCTGGTACGACGTCCACGTCAAAGCGGCTCCCTGGCTGATGGCGTCGGGGGCCGTCCTCATCACCGGGACCGTCGCGCTCCACCTGACCGACATCCCCCGCGGGCAGCTCACGGCGCTGATGGCCTCGATCGGTGTGGGGACCGCGGTCCTACTCATCGGCGTCCGCTCCGCGCACAGTGGCGCACGCAGGACGCGTGAGGGCGACCGTGGCGGCCAGGAGCAGGAGAAGACACCATGA
- a CDS encoding dihydrofolate reductase family protein: MKLTTTTWVTLDGVMQGLGGAEEDRRGGFERGGWAMPYFDDEAATFLNGIYQRADAFLFGRRTYEIFAGYWGVMPNPDNNPIAAALNNRPKYVASSTLTAPGWADTTVLSGDVATAIGELKATQPGELQVHGSGGLVRWLFENRLVDEAVLLVCPVVLGQGTRLFPDSGPDTALSLVESRSTPRGVTIQVYRPDGRPQYETAAPTPNS; this comes from the coding sequence ATGAAACTCACCACCACCACATGGGTCACCCTCGACGGCGTCATGCAGGGTCTCGGCGGAGCGGAGGAGGACCGCAGAGGCGGATTCGAGCGGGGCGGATGGGCCATGCCGTACTTCGACGACGAGGCGGCGACGTTCCTCAACGGGATCTACCAGCGCGCCGACGCGTTCCTGTTCGGCCGGCGCACCTACGAGATCTTCGCGGGCTACTGGGGAGTGATGCCGAACCCGGACAACAACCCCATCGCCGCGGCCCTGAACAACCGACCCAAGTACGTCGCGTCGAGCACTCTCACCGCACCGGGGTGGGCGGACACAACCGTCCTGTCCGGTGACGTCGCGACCGCCATCGGCGAGCTGAAGGCCACGCAGCCGGGCGAGCTGCAGGTGCACGGCAGCGGAGGTCTGGTCCGCTGGCTGTTCGAGAACCGGCTCGTCGACGAGGCCGTCCTGCTCGTGTGCCCGGTGGTCCTCGGCCAGGGCACCCGGCTGTTCCCCGACTCCGGCCCGGACACGGCACTATCCCTGGTCGAGTCGCGGTCCACGCCGAGGGGAGTGACGATCCAGGTCTATCGGCCCGACGGCCGCCCGCAGTACGAGACGGCCGCCCCGACCCCGAACTCCTGA
- a CDS encoding AraC family transcriptional regulator: MGLREACRQVGIGVVAVSEHVGPPRLHRAVPSLSARLVISLGAPFEVRYDGHAHHRQAVVAGLMRPGAATPSLILRSNQPTVYVELSLLAAHRLTAVPLGEVDAGGIDINALVPWVGRVSEELAAYPAERRARLVRARLLERLERANRATVSSDALEPLRIIASRGGRVSVEELARHAHLSPRHLRDVMRRELGIGPKFAARVARLASAVDRAGEGADSWAQIAAESGYHDQSHLVRDFQDLMRTTPSGWLAEERRNLQGRPRPTP; encoded by the coding sequence TTGGGACTGCGGGAGGCATGTCGTCAGGTCGGCATCGGTGTGGTCGCCGTCAGCGAGCACGTCGGCCCGCCACGGCTGCACAGGGCCGTGCCCTCCCTGTCCGCTCGCCTGGTCATCAGCCTCGGCGCTCCCTTTGAGGTCCGTTACGACGGACACGCCCACCACCGGCAGGCGGTCGTCGCCGGGCTGATGCGACCCGGTGCCGCCACCCCCTCCCTCATCCTGCGGTCGAACCAGCCGACCGTGTACGTGGAGCTGTCCCTGCTGGCCGCGCACCGGCTCACCGCCGTGCCGCTCGGGGAGGTCGACGCCGGTGGTATCGACATCAATGCCCTCGTGCCGTGGGTGGGCCGAGTGAGTGAGGAGTTGGCGGCCTACCCGGCCGAGCGACGAGCGCGGCTGGTGAGAGCGCGCCTCCTCGAACGCCTGGAACGAGCGAACCGCGCCACGGTCTCATCGGACGCCCTCGAACCGCTGAGGATCATCGCGTCGCGCGGCGGCCGGGTCTCCGTCGAGGAACTGGCCCGGCACGCGCATCTGAGCCCGCGCCACCTGCGGGACGTGATGCGGCGTGAACTCGGGATCGGGCCGAAGTTCGCCGCGCGCGTGGCCCGCTTGGCCTCCGCGGTCGATCGGGCCGGTGAGGGGGCCGACTCCTGGGCTCAGATCGCGGCCGAGAGCGGGTACCACGACCAGAGCCATCTCGTGCGCGACTTTCAGGACCTGATGCGCACGACGCCGTCCGGATGGCTGGCGGAGGAGCGCCGAAATCTACAAGGCCGACCCCGCCCGACTCCGTGA